DNA sequence from the Amycolatopsis sp. Hca4 genome:
GCCCGACGCCGTGACGTTCGCTCGCCGAGCTGTGTGCGGTCTCCTGACCGCCCGGCCCGATCTGGTGCACCAGCTGCCGAAGAACGAAGCGCGCCGTGGCGGTCCGTGGCCCTCCCCGCGCAGCTGGGAGATGGCGCTGCGCCTGATTGCTTTCGCCGCTGCGGCGGACGTCTCCCGGGAGGTGGTGTCCATGCTGGTGCGGGGAGCGGTTGGCGACGGACCGGGTCTGGAGCTGCTGGCCGCCATGGATCGGATGGATCTGCCGGACCCCGAAACACTGCTCGCGGACCCGGAGGCGGCGGTGCTGCCCGAGCGGGGTGACCTGCGTCGGACGGTGCTCGACGGCGTGGTGGCGGCGGTGCGCAACCGGCCGGAGCAGGCCCGCTGGGACGCGGCGTGGTCACTGCTGGCGCGGGCGCTGGAGACCGGAGCCCCGGACCTGGTGGTCGTGCCGGCCGCCACGCTTGCCGCGCTGCGCCGCGACGGCTGGCAGGTGCCGGCGGCGATCGAGCGGTTGTCCGGGGCGGTGGCGCTGTCGCGGCAGGCGGATCAGGCCGCGGTCGGCGTGGGTGAGCGCCGATGACAGTGCCGAGCATGGACGAGGAGAAGCTGTTCGCCGCCCGGTTGCACGCCGTCCGGAACCGGCCGTACCTGGCGACGGCGTTGTTCGCCCTGCACGCGGTGGAATCCCGGCGGGTGCCGACGATGGCCGTGGACCGCCACTGGCGCTGTTACGTTTCGCCGGGGTTCGTGGACCGGACTCCGCCGGCGGAGCTGGCCGGGGTCTGGGTGCACGAGGTCTCGCACCTGCTGCGTGACCACCACGGGCGCAGCGACCGGTTCGCCGCGAAGCACGAACTGACCGGGCCCGCGGAGCGGTTGCGGATGAACATCGCCGCGGATTGCGAAATCAACGACGACGTGTTCGGCGACGGCCTGGTGCGGCCCGAGGGAGCCGTCCACCCGGCGACGCTCAGGCTTCGCGAGGGGGAGCTGATGGAGGACTACCTGCACCAGTTCCGCCTCGGGCCCTACACCGCCGGATACGCCTGGCTCGACTGCGGCAGCGGCGCGGACGGGCTGGAGCGCGACTGGGATCTCGGTCCCGACGGTGCGCACGGGCTCAGCGCGCAGGAACGCGACGCCGTCCGGTTCCGGGTGGCACAGGGCATCAACGGCAGCCCAGGCGACGTCCCGAAGGGCTGGCGACGCTGGGCGGAGGAGGCGTTCCACCCGCCGCAGCCGTGGCGGGAACTGCTGGGCGCGGCGGTCCGCTCGGCGATGTCCGGCGCGGGGAGGACTACACCTACGGCCGGCCCTCGCGCAGGTCGGCCGGCCTGCCCGGCGTCGTCCTGCCGAGCCTGCGGCGCCGGCCGCCGCGCGTCTGCGTGATCGTCGACACCTCCGGTTCGGTGAGCGACGCCGAGTTGGGAGCAGCGCTCCTCGAAATCGCCGCGATCGTCCGAGCCGTCGGCGGGCGACGCGATCTCGTCTCGGTGCTGTCGTGCGACGCCGCCGCCCATATCACCCATCAGCTGTGCCGCGCCGAGAGAATCCCTTTGGTGGGAGGTGGCGGGACGGACCTGCGCACCGGCTTCGCCGAGGCGCTGAAAGGCAATCCTCGCCCCGACGTCTTCGTGGCGCTGACCGACGGCCAGACGCCCTGGCCCGACGAGAGACCGCCGGGCCGGACGATCGTGGGCCTGTTCCCCCGGCATCGACCACCGGACGAGAACAACCCCGGCTATGTGCCGGACACACCACCTGGCTGGGCGCGGGTGGTCACCGTGGGCTGATCCGCCGGCGGACCGGGAACGCCACTGCTTGTGCCGGCTCGCTTTCCGGAAGATCTACTCCGCAGCAGGCCCGAACGCCGGGCTCCGTGAGCGCTCGCGCGGTGCTAGATTCCGGGAGTCCGCCGGTCAGATCGATTCGGGGAGTCGCCAGGCGTTGGCCCCACCGCCCGCTCCGCTCGGTGCCCGGGTTCGCTTGCAGATCCTGGGCCGGGTCCGTTTGTGGCGTGACGGGGCCGAGCTTGCTCCGGGGCCTCGCCAGCAGGCGGTTCTGCTGGCCGTGCTGCTCGCCCGGGTGGGGCAGCCGGTCAGCCGGGTGGAGCTGATCGAACTGCTGTGGGGGCAGGAAGCGCCGGCGAGCGCGCTGAACGTGATCCACAAGTACGTCGGCTCGTTGCGCCGGCTTCTCGAACCGGGGCTTACCGTCCGGGACGCGGGGTCGTACCTCCAGCGGCGCGGTGACGGTTATCTGTTCGACTGCGGAACCGGCGAGCTGGATCTGGTCACGTTCCGCCGGCTCGTCGAGGCGGGACGCACCGCGGCCGCCGGCGGGGAACAGGAAGCGGCGCTCGACCGGTTCGCGGAAGCGCTCGCACTGTGGCGGGGGCCGGCCGCTGACGGTTTCGGCCCGGTGCCGGTCTTCGTCGCCCTAGACCGTGAGTTCTTCGACGCGTGCCTGGTGGCGTCGGACCTGGCGGTACGCCGTGGCCGGCCGGAGCGGGTTCTTCCGGCGCTGCGCCTGGCCGCGTCGATGGCCCCGCTGGACGAAGCGGTGCACGCGGCGCTCATCATCGGGCTCGCGGCCGGCGGGCACCGGGCGGAGGCGTTCGCCGTCTTCCGGACCATCCGGGCCCGTCTCGCCGAGGAGCTCGGCATCGATCCCGGAGCGGCGCTGCGCACGGCCCAGCGGCGTGC
Encoded proteins:
- a CDS encoding VWA-like domain-containing protein; the protein is MIVDTSGSVSDAELGAALLEIAAIVRAVGGRRDLVSVLSCDAAAHITHQLCRAERIPLVGGGGTDLRTGFAEALKGNPRPDVFVALTDGQTPWPDERPPGRTIVGLFPRHRPPDENNPGYVPDTPPGWARVVTVG
- a CDS encoding MoxR family ATPase; amino-acid sequence: MSADLPVLLWGEPGIGKTAALNQLADALELPLTTVIASVHEPSDFAGLPVVGDDPARQGVPMAPPDWAVRLARAGHGLLFLDELSTAPPAVQAALLRVVLERRVGALRLPPGIRIVAAANPRSSAADGWELSPPLANRFVHLQWTHDHDVVLRGLGGTWPEAALPGLDRERLPDAVTFARRAVCGLLTARPDLVHQLPKNEARRGGPWPSPRSWEMALRLIAFAAAADVSREVVSMLVRGAVGDGPGLELLAAMDRMDLPDPETLLADPEAAVLPERGDLRRTVLDGVVAAVRNRPEQARWDAAWSLLARALETGAPDLVVVPAATLAALRRDGWQVPAAIERLSGAVALSRQADQAAVGVGERR